Below is a genomic region from Planctomycetia bacterium.
GAGAATCTCGAAGCCGTCGCCGTCGCCGAGTTGGATATCGCAGAGGACGATCTCGAACGTCTTCTTTTCCAAGATCGCATGAACGGCCTTGCAAGACCCTGCGGTTTCGACGGCATATCCCTGTTCGCGAAGCCAACCGGCCATCGAATCGAGAATATGTTTATCGTCGTCGACCAAGAGCAAGGAGGCGCGTTTCATGGATATCGTCTTATGTGAGCGTTCGGTGAGCGCGAGCTTAACTCGCCGATGTCGCGGAATGTCGACATCACTTGTCGCTCAATATCTACGTCATCTCCGAAAAACGTCAAAAAGCCGCAGACTGAATTCATCTCCAGGTGCGGAAACCACGGTTGCGGAATCGCTAAGATCGACACGATCGGATATGTCATTAAAACTATGTCAAGTTTAATCCTTTCACGGTTGCCGATTTCGCCGGCCGGTACTAACCTTTATTTTGAGAACAAAGGGGTTAGTCGACGCGTATAACAGTCGGTGGCCGTTTCCGGCACCGATGCGCCTGTCGGCGAGTACGTCTGCGAGCGTAGCAACTTTGAGATTTTTGCGGACGTTTTCCGCAAAACACGCAATGGGAGGTAGAGCATCCGGTTCGCAGACGTTTCTTCGCAGGGAAGAACGCCCAACCCGGTGCAACGACTAGAGGAGTTCTTAATGGCAATCCGAATGTTGGTGGCCGACGATCACGAAGTTATCCGTTCGGGCATGGCAAGCATGCTGGAAGGGACCGATATCGAGATCGTGGGTGAAGCAGGAAGCGGCGAAGAAACGGTCACGAAGGCCCGAGAATTGAAGCCGGATGTCATTTCGCTCGACATTCGCATGGAAAACGGCGACGGCCTCACCGCCCTCGAACAGATCCGTGAAGCGATGCCGGACTCGAAGGTGATGATCCTCTCGACGTTCGACAACCCGACCTACGTCGCTCGCGCGCATGCATTGGGCGCGAAAGAGTATGTGCTCAAGGGCTCCTCGCGCGACCAACTGGTCGAGGCGATCCGCGCCGTCGCGGCCGGAAAAGATTCGCCGAAGCAAGGGCACATGTCGCGCATCGCCGGACAAATGGCGACGCGCAACAAGCAGCCCGACAGCGAGATTCCGCTTACGCAACGCGAGACGCAAGTTCTGCGTCACTTGGCGCTCGGCTTGAGCAACAAGGAAATCGCGCAATCGCTGGAGATCAGCATTGAGACCGTGAAGGAACACGTGCAGCACTTGCTGCGCAAGATGGGGGTCAACGATCGGACCCAAGCGGCCGTCTGGGCCGTTCGCAAAGGCTTGGTCTAAGCCACGCCGATAACACAACTCGTCCGCTCTCGCAGCCGACGACTCCCGAACAGAGACTTCTTACACCGGCGATCGGAATCATCCGCTCGCCGGTGTCGTCGTTTCTAGAGGCGCTCGTTTAGGGCTCTTGATAACGGGGCTTAACGGGCCCGAGGATGAGCCCGCTCGTAAGCCGCCTTGAGATTCGCAGTGCTCACATGGGTGTAGATCTGCGTCGTGATCAGGCTCTTGTGGCCGAGCAGTTCTTGAACGCTCCGGATATCGGCGCCCCGATCGAGCAGATGCGTGGCGAAGCTATGCCGCAACGTGTGGGGAGAAGTGCGCCGATCGAGATCCGCAATCTTGAGATACTTCTCCAACATCCGCGCGGCGCTGCGTACCGTAATCCGTCCGCCGAAACGATTCAGAAACGTTTCGGCTTCTCGCCCCTTCTTATCCGGCCACTTCGCGAGCCGCGACTGTAGATAAATGCCGACCGCTTCCGCCGCGAACGAACCGAGTGGAGCGAAGCGTTCCTTTTTCCCTTTACCGCGCACGCGAATCAGCCCAGCCGGCAGATCGATGTCGCCGTCGTTCAGGCCGACAAGTTCGCTGACGCGCAAGCCCGCGGAGTAGAGAGTCTCGAGCATCGCGCGGTCGCGCTTCGATTGCCAATCTTTCCCTTTCGGAGCGTTTAGCAACCGATCGAGCTCGTCGGACGACAAGAAGTGCGGCAGCGTCCGGCTCTTCCGCGGATTGCGCAGCGGCTTCGCCGGGTTCGACTCGGCCCAGCCATCGCGCCGCCCGAAGCGAAAGAAACTCCGGAGCGAAGCTAAGCGCCTGGCGATCGTCGTCTTGGCGAGCCCCGCTTCGTGCAAGCGGGAGACATAGCCCCGCAAATGCAAGGTCGTCATGTCGCCGGGGTCGGGGCAACCGCCGTTCTCGGCAAGATCGAGCTCGAGCGCGCGAAGGTCTTCGCGATAGCTCTTCACCGTATGGTCGGAAGCGTTGCGCTCGACTTGCAAGTAGGTGAGAAAGCGGTCGACCTGCTTTTGCATACGTTCTCGCACCTCGCGACCGGCAACTCTCGTAGCACGCGCTGCCGGTCGTCGATCCAAGGAGGCCGCACCTGCCTGCCTTGATTCTATCGCGACGCGCCGTTGCCGGCATCGTCGTCGCCGGCATTATGCGAGATCGTCGCTCGAGTCCGTGATGATCGGCACGTCTTTGAAACGATGCGTCCCTTGCGAATGCTTCGTCTTGGCCGGTTCTTGCCGCACCTTTTGGCTAAGCACGGCGGCGTCGTACCAGGTGAAACTCAATTCCGGATTCGATGCGAAACGCCCGAGCGTTCGCAACACTTCGGCTTTGTGCGCGTCGTCGAAGAGGAATACATACCGCTCTTCACCCTTAACCAAAGCTAACACGTTAATGTCTTGCGACACGAGCGGGGTTCCTCCGTGATCAAATAGAGCCGACGGCGATAGGCAAACGTTACGAGGCAAGCGGTATCGGATCGGCGTGACCATCTACATCCTTCCGATGGTTTATCGGCCGGTCGGCCAGCGCCACACTACTCGCGTTTGGCCTGCACCGCCGCGAGCGGTCAACATCTCTGCGATGTGCATGTGACAACAGAAACGAATGAAATCATCGCTACGTTGCAGATAAGACTGCCAACCGCCAAATCTTGCGTCATCGCGAAAATACACATACGATTGCAGCGCCGTCGTTACTTGCGCATCAGTGCCGTTATAGAGCCGCACGTGCTTCAACACCGGCAGGTTCGTCTCGCGCAGCGGCGGCCGACAACTGCTCGGCGTCGGCGGCGAGAAGCCGCGCGGATCGGGCCAGTCCGGCGGCAATGCCGTCGCTGGGTTGCCGGCGGCATCGACTTCCTGCCCCGCCGCGATCGACTCACCCACGGCGGGCTGTTGCGAGATCTTTTTAGCTGCCGTGTTTTGCGTGATTTCTTCGTGCGCGATCAAGCGGACGTCGCTTCGGCCGCGGCGCGATTGTTGTTCTCGCGGCTGTCCCGAATCCGGCTGCTCCGCATCGCGTGGGTCGGCCGGCGGCTGGGCTTCCGGAGGCGGCAGCAGCTCGGGCACTTCATACGGCGGCGTTTGTGTTTTCAGTTGTTCGATGGCTAGCGAGCGCTCGGCCTCGAAGATCAACGCATCGGGAATTTCTTCCTCACCGGTCGTCCCCCAAGGGAGCCCGTAGCCGGCTGGAATCGGATGGAAGCCCGGGTTCGCCGCATACCATTCGATGCTCAAGCCGACGCGCGGTGGATAGTACGGCGAGAAGTCGGTGATGGCACCGATAACGACGGCATCGACCTCGAGCAATTGCGCAAGCTTGCGGGCCGCTTCCGCTCCGCTTTTGCCCGTGAAATGAACTTGATATTGCTGGATCTTCGCCTCGACGACGCCGACCGGCAGCACTTCGAAGCCGGGCACGGTTTGCAATTCGGCTGCGTAGGCGACCGCGAACTGACGGCCGTCGGCCGTGCGCTCCGGGCTCAAATTGAAGAACGGCATGACCGCGATCTTCGTGAGCTGCGGAAACGGGTTGAACACGGTCGGCTGGCGCGAAATCTCGGGCAGGGCACCGCACCCGCCGAGAATCAGCAAGCAAACCGCGATCAATAAGTTTCGCCAACTCAATGCAAGCATGCGCAATCCGCCGCGATGTGAATCGTTACGGACTGCTTTATCGTCAGAACCGGCAAGGTTTCTCCAACCATTCCGGTCGAAGCGTTTGCCGGCAGCGATAGAGTCGCAATAAGGTCGGTTCGACGACTCTCTGCCGGCGGCTAGATGACGTCGCGAAAGCTCGTCAGGCCGACCGTCTCGCGGCAAGTAAACGGCTCGCCGTATTTCACGTTGATCGACCAACCCCAATACGCGGCTTGGTCGCGCAAGCGGTCGATCATCGTCGGCGGCTCGGTCGAGCGACCGGTGATGAACTGGCTCTCGAAGCAACGAATCGCGGCGAGCTTTTGCTCCCAAAACTCCGAGATATCGACGACGAACGCCGGCTTCTCGACGACGCGCAGATGGACGCAGTTGTAATGGAAGATCCGCTCCGGATGATGCGGCGTACCGGGCAAATCGGTCTTCGAGAGCTTCGCCCAAAATCGGGCCGCTTCGATTAAGTCGAGCGCAGCAACATGATCCGGATGGGCATCGACCCAATACGGGGCGAAGAGCCAACGGGGCTTGAGTTCGCGGATCACGCCGGCAAGTTTTCCGCGCGCTTCCAGCGTGGCTTCGAGCTTCCGATTCGGCAGCCCGAGGTTGCCGCGCCAATCGACCCCTAAGATCGCGGTCGCGGCCGCCGTTTCGCGTGCTCGGATTTCCGGGCTGCCGTGAGGGGTCGGTTCGCCGTCGGTCAGGTCGAGAATGCCGATGCTCCGGCCTTCGGCTTTGAACTTCAAAATGGTGCCGGCCATGCCGAGTTCGGCGTCGTCCGGATGAGGGGCGATGACGAGAGCGTCGAGCACGAGAAGTCTCCCTAATTGGCAGGCAAACGAACAGCGGACTCTAACATCATTGCCGGCGACCGACCATTCATCAACTGCCCTAGACGCGTTGCGCGGTTTTTGCGAGATTCCCGCCGCCGATTCTTCGGCAGACCCTCGAGCACCGACCCACACCCGAAGTTTCCGTGTCTAACGCGAACCCACGACACCTTCGACGACGATGCTTCCTCCCGGCGGCGGCGATCTTATCGCTCTGCGCCATGGGTGGTTGTTCGAGCTTCAACAAACTGCGCGGCGACGGCTTCAACGATTCCTTCGAGCAATCGGCGGGCTACAAACGCCCGGACGAGAAATCGTCGAAACCTTACGGCTTTTCGACCAAGGCGCAAG
It encodes:
- a CDS encoding response regulator transcription factor; amino-acid sequence: MAIRMLVADDHEVIRSGMASMLEGTDIEIVGEAGSGEETVTKARELKPDVISLDIRMENGDGLTALEQIREAMPDSKVMILSTFDNPTYVARAHALGAKEYVLKGSSRDQLVEAIRAVAAGKDSPKQGHMSRIAGQMATRNKQPDSEIPLTQRETQVLRHLALGLSNKEIAQSLEISIETVKEHVQHLLRKMGVNDRTQAAVWAVRKGLV
- the xerC gene encoding tyrosine recombinase XerC, which gives rise to MQKQVDRFLTYLQVERNASDHTVKSYREDLRALELDLAENGGCPDPGDMTTLHLRGYVSRLHEAGLAKTTIARRLASLRSFFRFGRRDGWAESNPAKPLRNPRKSRTLPHFLSSDELDRLLNAPKGKDWQSKRDRAMLETLYSAGLRVSELVGLNDGDIDLPAGLIRVRGKGKKERFAPLGSFAAEAVGIYLQSRLAKWPDKKGREAETFLNRFGGRITVRSAARMLEKYLKIADLDRRTSPHTLRHSFATHLLDRGADIRSVQELLGHKSLITTQIYTHVSTANLKAAYERAHPRAR
- the bshB1 gene encoding bacillithiol biosynthesis deacetylase BshB1 — its product is MLDALVIAPHPDDAELGMAGTILKFKAEGRSIGILDLTDGEPTPHGSPEIRARETAAATAILGVDWRGNLGLPNRKLEATLEARGKLAGVIRELKPRWLFAPYWVDAHPDHVAALDLIEAARFWAKLSKTDLPGTPHHPERIFHYNCVHLRVVEKPAFVVDISEFWEQKLAAIRCFESQFITGRSTEPPTMIDRLRDQAAYWGWSINVKYGEPFTCRETVGLTSFRDVI